The Clarias gariepinus isolate MV-2021 ecotype Netherlands chromosome 3, CGAR_prim_01v2, whole genome shotgun sequence DNA window cattttaatgtttttttttttttttttttttgcatagatAGCTTAAACTCTGTCCTTCCCTTCAGTGCTCTTTAGGCAGCCGCGGCTGGCCGTGGACCCTAAAGCGATACACACAGGTGTACTCAGGGTGACCCCAATTACTGAGGATCCTCAGCTCCACCAGGCCGTACACCTCACTCTGAGGATGCTGAAAAACACAACGTGCAAAATCACTCCATGTTATCCTCAACCACATTTGTTTAttgatcttttattattattatcatttctcACCTGAACTACGAAGGTCTGGATGGATTCTCCGTCCTGGTCATAAGTGAACGTTCCGAGAAGTTTCCCTTCCTCTTTCTCCTCACTGATCATTCCCTAAAACACCAGGCCGACAAGAACTTTACCAATCAGACAAACTGGGATTGTTTTGACGCCAGCACACGCGTAATTCACAACTTTACGTTAGCATTTGATTAGCGTCGTTATTGCTATTGCGTTTGTTTGGACTCACATAAACAGCGAAGTCCTTGGGGGCGCTGTCGATGCGTCCAGTGGGTGAGAGAATCCGGGGCAGGTGCTCCAGGGTGACTTGAGTGATTTGGACAGGGTGAGACAAAGCGATGACCAGAAAGCCTTCGGAACCACGGAACGGCCAGCACTTACCGGGGTGGAGCTCGGGCTGtcgtcatacacacacatgaaaaacaTGATTTACTGTTCTGAAGTTTTTTCTCGTGTCtattttatatgtgtgtgtgtgtgtgtgagagagagagagtgtgtgtgttacctgtatAACAGTGCGAGGGCTTTCTGAGGGATACCACAGAGGAAATCCAAACAGACTGATACAGGCTGATCTGGTGTGATATGTTTCTGAGCAACGAGTGTTTACCACACtggcacctacacacacacacacacacacacacacacacaatatataaatCTTCATTAAAGTAATACACTGAGATAAAATCAGCAATTCAGCCAAAacaaatcatcatttaaaaaaatgctgtcaTATATTTAGTGTTAAACATctgaaacatttttcttttgcttcgtttcacttttttttttttgtttactctgAGTTTTTACTTTGTACAAAGCATCTATTGCGAGCTCAAACATTTTACCAACTTTCATTAAAAATACACATTGGTTAGTTCCGACTAACCAGGACAGGACAATTATCTAcatgtatgagtgggcgtgtcccaggtgttgtccagtggttaatgacactaactgtgtgtctcagcgtgggtgagagtaggtctgtacggtccgcagtactgaggagagagcagctgcctgacaaaacccacattcacacccagtcacagaagcactttcagtaagaacacacatctgataacgttatggcgtcttaaacaacacgccgtctctgcactaatcacttctgAACACAAGGTTAAGGTCCCAATCCGTCTCCAACCCCTGATCAAGCACACTACTTGGTGCATAGAATGAGGACtagtacaccctacatagctcACTAGTCtttaatttaacacaaattAAGAGTGTAAAAAGGAGACAACGTGTTTTTGATGATGACATAACATCATCAGCTgcgttttcttgctgaaagtgctacaGTGACTCGCCCTGAATGCCGGTTTTGGCACCGATATCGATTAAATAAAGTCAGAAGTGGGTGGGACTTGCATGGTAGAAAAGGGGTAAACGGTCTCCAGATAACTGGTCCCATTTGTAGCTGTTGCAGAGGCGCCTTTACTGCCTTTATCCGTAGGATTTTTtctgaattaattggtaaattcctcagtaaaataagtatttggtcacctttTGGTCAAGTATTGTcacaaacaagcaaaatttctggctctcacagaacTGTAACTTCTTTTTTAAGAGGCTTCTCTGTcatccactcgttacctgttttaatggcatctgtttgatcTCACCCCGTATGGTCAAAATAATCATAAGAACTGTGAGGAAAAATCCCAGAaacacacggggggacctagtgaatgacctgcagagagctgggaccaaagtaacaaaggctaccatcagtaacacactgcgccgccagggactcaaattcctgcagtgccagacgtgtccccctgtttaagccagtacatgtccaggcccgtctgaagtttgctagagagcctttggatgatccagaagaggattgggagaaatTTATATgttcagataaaaccaaaatagaacattttggtaaaaactcaacttgtcgtgtttggaggagaaagaatactgagttgcatccaaagaacaccatacctactgtgaagcatgggggtggaaacatcatgctttggggctgtttttctgcaaagggaccaggacgactgatccgtgtaaaggaaagaacgAATGGGTCCATGCATCATGAGATTTTGAGttaaaacctccttccatcagcaagcaCATTGAaaatgaaacgtggctgggtctttcagcatgacaatgatcccaaacacaccgcctgggcaacgaaggagtggcttcgtaagaagcatttcaaggtcctggagtggtgtagccagtctccagatcttaaccccacagaaaatatttggaaggaGTTGAAGTTCCGTGTTgctcagcgacagccccaaaacatcactgctctagaggggATCTGCTTGGAGgaacgggccaaaataccagcaacagtgtgtgaaaaccttgtgaagattTACAGAAAAGCCACTGTCATTGgctttgacctctgtcattgccaacaaagggtatataacaaagtattgagattaGGGCCGAAACGATTCCTCAAGTAACTCgagtaatttaattacaaaaaatgtccaaggcaaaatttaattttaaaagcttgcgttatttttttgcgcaattatttgtttggcgagACACAACACGCTTCCGAATGCAAACCGTATGCAAGTCGAAtgcagtagtttttttttggaaaagttTGAAAAgctaaaaatctgtagtgtccatgtcaaattcatgttgcaatatcttaacaattttggatttgagaataatacactttttcaggtttatgtcttttcatgtgaaatctaaattggccaagtttcatctgaatgacagttaagatcgttgaaagatttgaattcagaAAAAGTTCcggacactaaaacataaaagggaataaaattgtatttagcaaatgtgttttttttatctgataaaaatataaatgtgtatgcatatttacaaaaaacaaagtataaatcGAGGATAAGAAGCactaagtattatgaaaaatggtgttacgTGATCCGATCTGAACATGAACTTGTTCACCGATACCAAATCAAAAACACAGATACCAAatcaaaaacattatttatttctaaatgcGTGGCAATGAAAACTTATTTAAAGCACACACAGAACCAACATGTGACACGAGGAACTTTCCGACTGAAAATTTGACTTTAAAATCTTTAACTCTGTATTAATGGCTCATGGTGTACCAGTACTACCAGTACTAGCACAGTACCAGTACTAAAAACTACCGCAGTACTAAAAATTTTTATAACGGTCCTATaccagcattttaaaataatattttactttaacaaTACTTTTACTATGCGAGCACACCAGATTTCAGTGAcgctcttgtgtgtgtttgtgtgtgtgtgtgtgtaagatgaaaAAAACCTGACTGAGCAGGAAGCTTTTAAAGAATCACGAGCAGCATTAGAGAAAGCGAAGCGTTTTCTCGTTCTATTCAGAGACTCGACTCTAAGAGATGGCCGCAGTAATGAGGGGAAGTGAAATATGGAGATACGTCGGTTAAAAAGTGGGTAAAAAAGACGAGCTTTTAAACGCGGCGGTGCCGCTGTGCATGCGCTGTTATAAAGTGTGCTAAAGCTGGTTTTATATTCATTATACGCTCAGTGCACATTCAAGATTCTCTTTTctgttccttaaaaaaaaataagcacaaaaaggacaaaatgtgtactttttacTCTGGAGAGGAcagctaaatatatttttggattTAATCTCTTAGAAATGCAGAACACTAGTATGTTCAAGTCACACCGGAAAAATCTAGAGCCGTCGTAAAACATTTGAAGGGTGCGAACGTTTtatcccagccgaggtggctcggagaacactgcagtcgttcctgtgaacattcagcgagtggaacgtctgatccaacttacatttacatttaggcatttggcagacgctcgacttacttttttttttttatctcattacacatctgagcagttgagggttaagggccttgctcaagggcccaacagtggcaacttggtggttgtggggtttgaacctgggatcttccgaaccatagtccaatgccttaaccactgagctacccctggcccttacTTACAGAAGAGACGCGTTTGTCTGTGAGAAccttacacacaatcattcaccagcatCACTttcacgttacaggaactcggccgggagttattgccacatcccccgtacagtcctgatgtCGCTCCATGGCATTTTCAGCTGTTTGGaaaagccattaaaggagttcctgggaggccggtgtttcagacgtgaagcagttaaaaaactttctgccttgatggtatccGAGTCAGTTAAGGATCGTCTAAAAACTGCATGACCTCGACCACTTTGTAAGATTTTTCAAACTAATGAAGAAACTACAATCTAATGTAGTGCAGTCTTAAAACACAGCATGGGTACAGGACCTATCTACTTTTATAGTATTAAAAATTAACCTTTATGATCCACATTATTGGTTATTGTTTCAGATTTTCAAACACCAGGTCATGTTTAACCTCAACACAGGGTTTAATGGGCTACCTGAAGACTCCAGCGCGTAGTCGGCCAGGCCGATCCCATCAGCCTTGTGGAGGCTCAGCGCCCTTTGCACGATGCGTTCAACATCCTGTGACATCATAAATTAGGACAACATTTATCATGTCAGGAAAGTGGCAATGTAAACAGGACAGTGTGTACGTTACACAGAGGACAAATTTAGGTAATAAAAacaatgtatatttattgtGGGAAACTATATGTGTAAGCACTTAttcagtatgtatgtatacacacacatatatgcagacacacacacacacacacacgcaccgtTATGCTGACTGCTCCCACTCCTTCCTCCTGCAGCGTCTCTCCCACTGTCCTCCACacatctctcctctcctctcccctcCGCTCCTGTTCCAATCTGTCCAGTAGTTTCTTTTCCAGGTCCTCCAGCGCCCTCTGCAGCTCAGGGCGCATTACTACATCTCCCTCAGATTTGACTGAACCAGACAGCTGGTtcagcagccaatcagagagctcCGTCTTTaactaaagaaagaaaataattagtaTTTTTACATCTACTTTCGATACGGTAAAAACAAGGTGCTAATATTGAAACAACAACATACAAGAACGTACCTTTCTGTTTTGAGCTTCCTGGGCATCCAGTCTGCGATTTTGGTACTCGGAGGCTGAGTGAAGTTTAGACACGTCCAGTTTCAGCTCAGAAATCTGATTCTGCATCCCAAGGGTTTCCTCTTTAATCAGGCCGTTATGCTCCGAGTCGACACTAGGTGGAGacaaatacatgttttttttgtttgtttgttttataataagAACCTGGCTTACAGGACAGTGGTTAAGTAATGCAGGTGCATACACTTACTTCCTCACTCGAATTTTTAGGTCATGCACATCCATTTGcaaaacctacacacacacacacacacacacacacacacacaaaacagagaAATACATAAGATGCAGGGAATTTAcagtttttacaaatttttaccCCCTTTTtccgattttctcccctaatttagtggtgtccaattcctcccagtcactgGAGGCTTCCACATCAAGCTTCCACCTGCcaatcagtcgggagggccTCAGACCGACCCACGTATTTCCTCCGATCCACGTGACGTCACCGaccatctttttaaactgcttgctcacgcaccgttgggggcgacgtaacacactcggaggaacagcgcgagctcacagacgcccctgattggctggtaaagccgtcattaatgtggaagcactgagtacctctcatccctcccccctgagagagctcggccaatcagctctttctaggcctccggctgtccggttacagcatcacccggggatcgaaccagcgatctccggatgatagggcaagcgctttaccactgcaccactcggaggcgAATTTCCTGTTTTGTATGTGATTGCCGTGGAGAAGTACAAAAGAACGCTAAAAATGTGTGTGGACGTTTTTTCTCAcctcatgcatgcgcttctgtTTTTCTCCGTCTTCCTTCAGTAACTTGATCGCTTTCTAAGATGGTAGCGAGAAGGTCCAGAGAAAGTCAGAGTTGTGatacacatgttaaaaaacgGTAAATGGAATGCGTCAGGGTTACGTGTAAAACCTACGATCGCGTTGCAGGAaacaataagtaaaaaaacagacGGTTTAATTTTATCAGACGGATGCCCCTGTTCATTTTCTCACCAGCATATCTTCCAAACCCCTGTCCCTGTCCTCGAGCCATTTGTTCTCTCGTTCCCGCAGATCGGCGTAGAGTTCGTCTCTTAGAGCTGCAAAACTTGCGTAAGTCTCACGGTTCTGAGATGGAGAGAAGGAGTTGATGGATTGCCAGCACTGAAGAACAAGTCAGTTCTTTCACATAAGTGTGGAGGACGTGACATAACTTACATCCACGCGAGGCTGAATTGGCGCTTGAGTCGTGGCATGGGGCTGAATCGGAGTAGTTCGAGTTGAACGGGGAAACAGTGCAATAACCCACGGGTACCAGTACCACATACCTGCGATGATGTACTGCGTTATATTTTCTGATACGGTGACTTAACACTCTTTACAAGGCAGCTCATAGAggtgtttatgtactgtacagactCACAAAAAAGCAGCAGGAGGAAAAGGATGAAGAGGAGAACGGACTTCCTTACACCCGCAGTGCACCTGAAGGGAGACGGATAAAGAGTGTGGTAATGCAGAAcaaccacccacacacacaaactacccCTCCGCTCCCCAACACAGACAGAGCTTACTTGCTGAGCAGAGAAACATTAAGCAGAGACATTCCAGACGTTATACTGTACCACGCCACGCCCAGCCAAACGTACACCACCGCCAGGGCACGGGCTGAACAAGCAAGGAAATAAACCGTGTTAGAGGTTTACCGAAGTGTGAGTGGTGAATTGGACGGCTTTCTAAGAGGAGTGGTGTGTAGGAGGCCTGTATGTATCTCACACCTGGCGCAGTCAGGATGTTTCTCACAACTGGCGCAGTCAGGATGTTTCTCACAACTGGCGCAGTCAGGATGTTTCTCACAACTGGCGCAGTCAGGATGTCTCTGTGTCCCATCCATCCCTTTGACTGAGTATAAGCAGGGTCTGGAAACAAAACAGGCAGACTAAAGCTGAAGGATGAATACTGAACATTTGAACGTTTTAGTGATGGGACACGTTTACATCATCCTCATTCTCAACCCTGAGCCGCACACGAGTGAGCAAGGGGAAGTGAACAGACTGCCAGACAGGAAACAGGAAGACGCTGAGGTTAAGCTGAAAAAATAACCTAACACATGCTATATACACTCTATACTGGTCCAAgttcttcattcattttttcattttagcctgttttataaaaaataaaaaaaaacacttactggtgttggtggtggtggcggCGGTGGTGTTGTTGGTGGGGGCACTGTGTGTGGCGCTGCTTTTCCGCCCGTATCCTTCCTCTGCTGAGGAATATCCCGAGGAGAACCCTGATGGATCCACCTGAGCCGAAGTGCTCGGGGCTGAAGAGGTCACAGAGGTCACGGTGCTGCGAGGAGCCTGAAAAGTAAAAGTCTTCCTGGCTGGAGAcacaaaaacaacccaatcaAACTGCatgttcaaataataataatactaataaaagtaataacGTCATGTGATATCATCAGAACTGACGCGTGAGGAACTCGGTCGGGCTTGGAGTCTGGGAATTGGTCACTTTGCTGCCGTGggaagccccgccccctttgcgaGGTCCCACTTTCCTCCTGCTGAAAGCcctgaaaaaaatacaacacagGCAGTCAAAGCAAGTTGCTTCCTgagacaatatacagtatgctggttGTGCTTTTGGGATGCACACTTACCTGACGGGACTCTCTTTATAAGAGATTAGTCCCGCGGATCCGGTGGAGCTGTTGCTCGCTGTGTCATCGTCATGCAGGTAGTATTTGCTTGACACCAACCGCGCACTTCGCCTTGAATCTACAGCACGAGAGAGCGAGGTTAATTCATAAACCTCGTCAGCTACGTGCACATATTAAACTTTCTACAAAACAACATCTGAAATATTTGACCGAATATTCAAACTAAACcaacattttcttcttcttctctttttgaATTAAGGCCACGGGACTACACACACATCTCTATTGTATAATATAACAGCTTTCGCAGTATAACTTACAACAGGAATGTTTCTGTCCATCACACACATGTCATTAATTAGCTTTATGTCTGAGTGTTCCCTACAAAACAGAATTTTAGTAACTGTAATGTATTGTAAAAGAAAGAGCTGG harbors:
- the sun2 gene encoding SUN domain-containing protein 2 isoform X2, whose amino-acid sequence is MSSLSEQQQGDSRRSARLVSSKYYLHDDDTASNSSTGSAGLISYKESPVRAFSRRKVGPRKGGGASHGSKVTNSQTPSPTEFLTPRKTFTFQAPRSTVTSVTSSAPSTSAQVDPSGFSSGYSSAEEGYGRKSSATHSAPTNNTTAATTTNTNPAYTQSKGWMGHRDILTAPVVRNILTAPVVRNILTAPARALAVVYVWLGVAWYSITSGMSLLNVSLLSKCTAGVRKSVLLFILFLLLLFCMWYWYPWVIALFPRSTRTTPIQPHATTQAPIQPRVDNRETYASFAALRDELYADLRERENKWLEDRDRGLEDMLKAIKLLKEDGEKQKRMHEVLQMDVHDLKIRVRNVDSEHNGLIKEETLGMQNQISELKLDVSKLHSASEYQNRRLDAQEAQNRKLKTELSDWLLNQLSGSVKSEGDVVMRPELQRALEDLEKKLLDRLEQERRGEERRDVWRTVGETLQEEGVGAVSITDVERIVQRALSLHKADGIGLADYALESSGASVVNTRCSETYHTRSACISLFGFPLWYPSESPRTVIQPELHPGKCWPFRGSEGFLVIALSHPVQITQVTLEHLPRILSPTGRIDSAPKDFAVYGMISEEKEEGKLLGTFTYDQDGESIQTFVVQHPQSEVYGLVELRILSNWGHPEYTCVYRFRVHGQPRLPKEH
- the sun2 gene encoding SUN domain-containing protein 2 isoform X1, whose translation is MSSLSEQQQGDSRRSARLVSSKYYLHDDDTASNSSTGSAGLISYKESPVRAFSRRKVGPRKGGGASHGSKVTNSQTPSPTEFLTPRKTFTFQAPRSTVTSVTSSAPSTSAQVDPSGFSSGYSSAEEGYGRKSSATHSAPTNNTTAATTTNTNPAYTQSKGWMGHRDILTAPVVRNILTAPVVRNILTAPVVRNILTAPARALAVVYVWLGVAWYSITSGMSLLNVSLLSKCTAGVRKSVLLFILFLLLLFCMWYWYPWVIALFPRSTRTTPIQPHATTQAPIQPRVDNRETYASFAALRDELYADLRERENKWLEDRDRGLEDMLKAIKLLKEDGEKQKRMHEVLQMDVHDLKIRVRNVDSEHNGLIKEETLGMQNQISELKLDVSKLHSASEYQNRRLDAQEAQNRKLKTELSDWLLNQLSGSVKSEGDVVMRPELQRALEDLEKKLLDRLEQERRGEERRDVWRTVGETLQEEGVGAVSITDVERIVQRALSLHKADGIGLADYALESSGASVVNTRCSETYHTRSACISLFGFPLWYPSESPRTVIQPELHPGKCWPFRGSEGFLVIALSHPVQITQVTLEHLPRILSPTGRIDSAPKDFAVYGMISEEKEEGKLLGTFTYDQDGESIQTFVVQHPQSEVYGLVELRILSNWGHPEYTCVYRFRVHGQPRLPKEH